Proteins encoded by one window of Ramlibacter tataouinensis:
- a CDS encoding ABC transporter ATP-binding protein has translation MQQRSAAVDTVLDVNNIEVVYNKVVQVLRGLSLAVPRGQIVALLGSNGAGKSTTLKAICGLLPLEDGELQAGAITFDGAPTDRSAPQQLVRRGLAHVMEGRRVFEDLSVEENLVVATYALTGRKPAPRDFDAVYSYFPRLHERRKGLAGYLSGGEQQMLAIGRALVGDPQLILLDEPSLGLSPLLVEEIFTIIARINRERGVSMLLVEQNASLALAVAHAGYIMESGKIVIDGPAERLAADPDVREFYLGMGGGGQAKSFRELKHYKRRKRWLS, from the coding sequence ATGCAGCAGCGGTCAGCGGCGGTGGACACCGTCCTCGACGTCAACAACATCGAGGTGGTCTACAACAAGGTCGTGCAGGTGTTGCGCGGCCTGTCGCTGGCCGTGCCGCGCGGCCAGATCGTCGCCCTGCTGGGCAGCAACGGGGCCGGCAAGTCCACCACGCTGAAGGCGATCTGCGGCCTGCTGCCGCTGGAAGACGGCGAGCTGCAGGCCGGCGCCATCACCTTCGACGGTGCGCCCACCGACCGCAGCGCGCCGCAGCAGCTGGTGCGGCGCGGCCTGGCCCACGTGATGGAAGGCCGCCGCGTGTTCGAAGACCTGTCGGTCGAGGAGAACCTGGTGGTGGCCACCTACGCGCTCACCGGCCGCAAGCCGGCGCCGCGCGACTTCGACGCCGTCTACAGCTACTTCCCGCGCCTGCACGAGCGCCGCAAGGGCCTGGCCGGATATCTGTCGGGCGGCGAGCAGCAGATGCTGGCGATCGGCCGCGCGCTGGTGGGCGACCCCCAGCTGATCCTGCTGGACGAGCCGTCGCTCGGCCTGTCGCCGCTGCTGGTGGAGGAGATCTTCACCATCATCGCCCGCATCAACCGCGAGCGCGGCGTCTCCATGCTGCTGGTGGAGCAGAACGCCAGCCTGGCGCTGGCGGTGGCGCACGCCGGCTACATCATGGAAAGCGGCAAGATCGTGATCGACGGCCCCGCCGAGCGGCTCGCGGCCGACCCGGACGTGCGCGAGTTCTACCTGGGCATGGGCGGCGGCGGGCAGGCCAAGAGCTTCCGCGAGTTGAAGCACTACAAGCGCCGCAAACGATGGCTGTCCTGA
- a CDS encoding ABC transporter substrate-binding protein, with translation MKKASPSLTRRSLVLATGAALAAPALVHAQAEDIVIGGSIPMTGVFAFAGVGINAGITDYVKMVNDAGGIKGRKIRYVPEDTAYKVDVSVAAFKKITSQNKVNLYYGDSTGFAKTINPELDRNANILMAGASFATELNDPKKYPNQFLVGPDYTEMFGILLRHIAKEKPGAKVAFVYSDSEFGRDPIDESEALAKKLGLSVAAKIMTPPGSVDVSTEVIKLRRAAPDYTIFHGYILAPIPEFIQQGKQQGMTSKWMGTFWTMDSSTVMKMGEAGDGFMGVMPFRYYYDTSAKAPMLDKIRAMRPEYQSTAYMQGFLTAMLFTEAAKRTLDAGKALNGANLKAALNSIKDFDTGGIIGVPVTISGNSIPVGRVYRADMKAQKMVPASDWIKLN, from the coding sequence ATGAAGAAGGCATCCCCCTCGTTGACCCGGCGCAGCCTGGTGCTGGCCACGGGCGCCGCGCTGGCCGCCCCGGCGCTGGTGCACGCGCAGGCCGAGGACATCGTCATCGGCGGCTCGATCCCGATGACCGGCGTGTTCGCGTTCGCCGGCGTGGGCATCAACGCCGGCATCACCGACTACGTGAAGATGGTCAACGACGCCGGCGGCATCAAGGGCCGCAAGATCCGCTACGTGCCCGAGGACACCGCCTACAAGGTCGATGTGTCGGTGGCGGCGTTCAAGAAGATCACCAGCCAGAACAAGGTCAACCTGTACTACGGCGACTCCACCGGCTTTGCCAAGACCATCAACCCCGAGCTGGACCGCAACGCCAACATCCTGATGGCCGGGGCCTCCTTCGCCACCGAGCTGAACGACCCCAAGAAGTACCCGAACCAGTTCCTGGTCGGCCCCGACTACACCGAGATGTTCGGCATCCTGCTGCGACACATCGCCAAGGAGAAGCCGGGCGCCAAGGTGGCCTTCGTCTATTCCGACTCCGAGTTCGGCCGCGACCCGATCGACGAAAGCGAGGCGCTGGCCAAGAAGCTGGGCCTGTCGGTGGCGGCCAAGATCATGACGCCGCCGGGCAGCGTGGACGTGTCCACCGAGGTGATCAAGCTGCGCCGCGCCGCGCCCGACTACACCATCTTCCACGGCTACATCCTGGCGCCCATCCCCGAGTTCATCCAGCAGGGCAAGCAGCAGGGCATGACCAGCAAGTGGATGGGCACCTTCTGGACGATGGACAGCTCCACCGTCATGAAGATGGGCGAGGCGGGCGACGGCTTCATGGGCGTGATGCCGTTCCGCTACTACTACGACACCTCGGCCAAGGCGCCGATGCTGGACAAGATCCGCGCCATGCGCCCGGAATACCAGAGCACGGCCTACATGCAGGGCTTCCTGACTGCCATGCTGTTTACCGAGGCGGCCAAGCGCACGCTCGACGCCGGCAAGGCGCTGAACGGCGCCAACCTGAAGGCCGCGCTGAACTCCATCAAGGACTTCGACACCGGCGGCATCATCGGCGTGCCGGTCACCATCAGCGGCAACTCCATCCCGGTGGGCCGCGTCTACCGCGCCGACATGAAGGCGCAGAAGATGGTGCCCGCCTCCGACTGGATCAAGCTGAACTGA